A single Streptomyces sp. Edi2 DNA region contains:
- a CDS encoding SMC family ATPase, translating into MRLHRLSLTAFGPFGGTQTIDFDRLSRGGLFLLHGPTGAGKTSVLDAVCFALYGSVPGARQSGQALRSDLADPLTLTEVVLELTVAERRLEITRLPEQPRPKKRGSGTTKEKAQSRLREFVPAAAGGGGAADGSGGHWKALSRSHQEIGEEIGQLLGMSKEQFCQVVLLPQGDFARFLQADAEARSRLLGRLFDTRRFAALEEQLNVRRKAAADTVTAGDERLLALAHRMAQAAGESADLTDPSVPAPERAGQAAPAAPARGRGRAAATAARAARATVPGQAGPVESGGRGGTGRAAAGEDRAATGPGEPGFAEAVLVRAAVARVSARERLAVAHSAVHAAEAAEHRAAREWEEARERDRLQQRYADARRRAARLDARAEERERTRERLERARTAAEVAPALALRDAAWHELDAAQRAERQARSPLPADLAEAESEHLAARERQVREDLGSLGAARRAERRAADIARERTALDREAHADEQTLRDAAEWLAAWGDAQRAHQQRIETAQEAATRADQLEARIAPAAERWEAARHRDRLSAEVRAAEGELLAAREQSAAAHEHWLDLKDRRLRGIAAELADGLRDGQACAVCGATEHPAPARAGAGHVDRTAEEAALEAHRKAEETRQQAEAHCQSAKEALAAAAATAGGTPTGELGDRVEELRADFARADALGAGLPAAREALARAERAYERRRDGQQQAERRVAARTSRREALDRERAALEEELARARGDSPSVADRAARLERQVALLAAAAETARTAGACAQRLKEAEAGLSDAARRAGFDTPQAAAEALLRDGEWRELQQRLDDWQAESAAVEAELADPGACAAAALPPADPAAAQAAHQAAAVRLRTASATHAAARDRCTELDRLSARAEADARALAPLRAGYERIARLAALASGTSTENERRMRLESYVLAARLEQVAAAATARLQRMSAGRYTLVHSDERSGGARRSGLGLHVIDAWTGHERDTSSLSGGETFFASLALALGLADVVTDEAGGTRLDTLFIDEGFGSLDEQTLDEVLDVLDSLRERDRSVGIVSHVADLKARIPAQLEVVKDRSGSTVRHRVRS; encoded by the coding sequence TTGAGGCTGCACCGGCTCTCCCTCACCGCCTTCGGACCCTTCGGCGGCACCCAGACCATCGACTTCGACCGGCTGTCGCGGGGCGGTCTGTTCCTGCTGCACGGCCCGACCGGCGCGGGCAAGACCTCGGTCCTGGACGCGGTGTGCTTCGCGTTGTACGGGTCGGTGCCCGGGGCGCGGCAGAGCGGCCAGGCCCTGCGCAGCGATCTGGCCGACCCGCTGACCCTCACCGAGGTCGTGCTCGAACTGACCGTGGCGGAACGGCGGTTGGAGATCACCCGGCTCCCCGAGCAGCCCCGCCCCAAGAAGCGCGGCAGTGGTACGACGAAGGAGAAGGCGCAGAGCAGGCTGCGGGAATTCGTGCCGGCGGCGGCCGGCGGCGGGGGAGCGGCGGACGGCTCGGGCGGTCACTGGAAGGCGCTGAGCCGTTCGCACCAGGAGATCGGTGAGGAGATCGGCCAGCTGCTCGGGATGAGCAAGGAGCAGTTCTGCCAGGTGGTGCTGCTGCCGCAGGGCGACTTCGCGCGCTTTCTGCAGGCCGATGCGGAGGCCCGCTCCCGGCTGCTGGGCCGGCTCTTCGACACCCGGCGGTTCGCCGCCCTCGAAGAGCAGTTGAATGTGCGCCGCAAGGCCGCCGCCGACACGGTGACGGCAGGCGACGAACGGCTGCTGGCGCTGGCGCACCGGATGGCGCAGGCGGCCGGTGAGAGCGCCGACCTCACCGATCCGTCCGTCCCGGCGCCGGAGCGCGCCGGGCAGGCGGCGCCGGCCGCACCGGCGCGCGGACGCGGGCGGGCGGCGGCGACGGCGGCCCGGGCGGCGCGGGCGACCGTGCCGGGGCAGGCCGGGCCCGTGGAGAGCGGCGGACGGGGTGGCACCGGCCGTGCCGCGGCCGGGGAAGACCGGGCCGCAACGGGCCCCGGCGAGCCGGGTTTTGCGGAAGCGGTGCTGGTCAGGGCGGCCGTTGCCCGGGTGAGTGCCCGGGAGCGGCTGGCGGTCGCGCACTCCGCGGTGCACGCCGCCGAGGCCGCCGAGCACCGGGCGGCCCGGGAGTGGGAAGAGGCCCGGGAGCGCGACCGGCTCCAGCAACGGTACGCGGACGCCCGGCGACGGGCCGCCCGGCTCGATGCCCGTGCCGAGGAGCGGGAGCGCACCCGGGAGCGGCTGGAGCGGGCCCGTACGGCAGCGGAGGTCGCGCCCGCACTCGCCCTGCGGGACGCCGCCTGGCATGAACTGGACGCCGCACAGCGCGCCGAGCGGCAGGCCAGAAGCCCGCTGCCGGCCGACCTCGCCGAGGCCGAGAGCGAGCACCTCGCCGCGAGGGAACGGCAGGTGAGGGAAGATCTCGGCTCGCTCGGGGCGGCCCGCAGGGCCGAGCGGCGCGCCGCCGACATCGCCCGGGAGCGGACCGCCCTCGACCGTGAGGCGCACGCCGATGAGCAGACGCTCAGGGATGCCGCCGAGTGGCTTGCCGCATGGGGCGACGCCCAGCGCGCCCATCAGCAGCGCATCGAAACCGCCCAGGAGGCCGCCACCCGGGCCGACCAGCTCGAGGCCCGGATCGCACCGGCCGCCGAACGCTGGGAGGCGGCCCGCCACCGCGACCGGCTGTCCGCCGAGGTGCGGGCGGCGGAAGGGGAACTGCTCGCCGCCAGGGAGCAGTCCGCGGCGGCCCACGAGCACTGGCTCGATCTCAAGGACCGTCGGCTGCGGGGGATCGCCGCCGAGCTTGCGGACGGGCTGCGCGACGGTCAGGCCTGCGCGGTGTGCGGTGCGACGGAGCACCCCGCCCCGGCCCGGGCGGGGGCGGGCCATGTCGACCGGACGGCCGAGGAAGCCGCGCTGGAGGCTCACCGCAAGGCCGAGGAGACACGGCAGCAGGCGGAGGCCCACTGCCAGTCGGCCAAGGAAGCGCTGGCCGCCGCGGCCGCCACGGCCGGTGGCACCCCGACCGGTGAACTCGGCGACCGGGTGGAGGAGCTGCGCGCCGACTTCGCCCGTGCCGATGCACTCGGCGCCGGCCTTCCTGCCGCCCGCGAGGCGCTGGCACGCGCCGAGCGCGCATACGAACGGCGCCGCGACGGACAACAGCAGGCCGAGCGCCGGGTCGCTGCCCGTACCTCCCGGCGCGAGGCGCTCGACCGTGAACGGGCCGCCCTGGAAGAGGAACTGGCCCGGGCGCGCGGCGACTCCCCGAGCGTGGCCGACCGGGCCGCGCGGCTGGAGCGGCAGGTCGCCCTGCTCGCCGCGGCGGCGGAGACGGCCCGTACGGCCGGCGCCTGCGCCCAGCGCCTCAAGGAAGCCGAGGCCGGGCTGTCCGACGCCGCCCGCCGCGCCGGATTCGACACCCCGCAGGCCGCCGCCGAGGCCCTGCTGCGGGACGGCGAATGGCGGGAGCTGCAGCAGCGACTCGACGACTGGCAGGCCGAATCGGCCGCGGTGGAAGCGGAGTTGGCCGATCCCGGTGCCTGCGCCGCCGCGGCCCTGCCGCCCGCGGACCCGGCCGCCGCACAGGCCGCGCACCAGGCGGCGGCGGTGCGGCTGCGTACCGCCTCGGCCACCCACGCCGCGGCCCGGGATCGCTGCACCGAGCTCGACCGGCTCTCCGCGCGCGCCGAGGCCGACGCCCGCGCCCTGGCCCCGCTGCGTGCCGGCTACGAGCGCATCGCCCGCCTCGCCGCCCTCGCCTCCGGCACGTCCACGGAGAACGAGCGGCGGATGCGCCTGGAGTCGTATGTGCTCGCCGCCCGGCTCGAACAGGTCGCCGCCGCCGCCACGGCCCGGCTGCAGCGGATGTCCGCGGGCCGCTACACCCTCGTTCACTCCGACGAACGGTCCGGCGGCGCCCGGCGCTCCGGCCTCGGTCTGCATGTCATCGACGCCTGGACGGGGCACGAGAGGGACACCTCCAGCCTCTCCGGCGGCGAGACCTTCTTCGCCTCGCTCGCGCTGGCGCTCGGCCTCGCCGATGTGGTCACCGACGAGGCGGGCGGCACCCGGCTGGACACCCTCTTCATCGACGAGGGGTTCGGCAGTCTGGACGAACAGACCCTGGACGAGGTGCTGGACGTGCTGGACTCCCTGCGTGAGCGCGATCGCAGCGTCGGCATCGTCAGCCATGTCGCGGACCTCAAGGCGCGGATCCCCGCTCAACTGGAGGTCGTCAAGGACCGGTCGGGCTCGACGGTCCGGCATCGCGTACGGAGCTGA
- a CDS encoding GNAT family N-acetyltransferase — MTVDPAADRPLLLLPGNPLRPRRPDPHFAAEAAAAQSAGAATAVLDHEALVAGDAEAAVARVPRGAGPVWYRGWMLPAGRYAELSAALADRGCRLLTSPSAYRCAHELPGWYDTFRALTPHSVWLPCAPGRAPERAALAGLAEGTGTPPGRPRPLVVKDWVKSRKHEWDEAAFVPDAGDTEHLTAVVGRFVALQEEFLTGGVVLRDFESFEAVGEARVWWVDGEPVLTGPHPDTPGLRPVPDLTQVAPAVRELGLCFVTTDLALRTDGVWRVVEVGDGQVSGLPAGVDHRPLFEALVTAGAGYPLVLTSGRVALRALLPATAARVADGEPAGFDWIDGTPPPATSGGAGIAVRAAAAGHYRPGWGVFVLTDAASGTALGSIGFHGPPDAEGFVEIGYDLSPSARGAGWATDATRLLAGWAAARPGVRTVCALTEPENVPSQRVLERAGFRFSGERDGLRAYEIDGSAAGTGAGAGAASGTGAEAGAEAGAGAGAGAGAGAGANAGSRPRS, encoded by the coding sequence ATGACAGTGGACCCCGCGGCGGACCGGCCGCTCCTCCTGCTCCCCGGTAACCCGCTGCGTCCCCGGCGCCCCGATCCGCACTTCGCGGCCGAGGCCGCCGCAGCGCAGTCGGCCGGCGCGGCGACCGCGGTGCTCGACCACGAGGCCCTGGTCGCCGGGGACGCCGAAGCGGCGGTGGCACGGGTCCCGCGGGGGGCCGGGCCGGTCTGGTACCGCGGCTGGATGCTGCCCGCCGGCCGCTATGCCGAGCTGTCCGCGGCGCTCGCCGACCGCGGCTGCCGGCTGCTGACTTCCCCCTCCGCCTACCGGTGTGCCCATGAGCTCCCTGGCTGGTACGACACCTTCCGCGCGCTCACCCCGCACAGCGTCTGGCTCCCCTGCGCGCCCGGCCGGGCCCCGGAGCGGGCGGCGCTGGCGGGTCTTGCCGAAGGGACCGGCACGCCGCCGGGCCGGCCCCGTCCGCTCGTTGTCAAGGACTGGGTCAAGTCCCGTAAACACGAGTGGGACGAGGCCGCCTTCGTCCCCGACGCGGGCGACACCGAACACCTGACCGCGGTCGTCGGCCGCTTCGTCGCCCTCCAGGAGGAGTTCCTGACCGGAGGCGTGGTGCTGCGCGACTTCGAGTCCTTCGAGGCCGTGGGTGAGGCGCGGGTGTGGTGGGTGGACGGCGAGCCGGTACTGACCGGCCCGCACCCCGACACCCCGGGACTGCGCCCTGTCCCCGATCTCACCCAGGTGGCGCCTGCCGTACGGGAGTTGGGGCTGTGCTTCGTCACCACGGATCTGGCGCTGCGCACCGACGGTGTGTGGCGGGTGGTGGAGGTCGGTGACGGCCAGGTCAGCGGTCTGCCCGCGGGGGTGGACCACCGGCCGCTGTTCGAGGCGCTGGTCACCGCGGGCGCCGGCTACCCGCTGGTGCTCACGTCCGGCCGGGTGGCGCTGCGTGCGCTGCTGCCCGCCACCGCCGCGCGGGTCGCGGACGGCGAGCCCGCGGGGTTCGACTGGATCGACGGCACCCCGCCCCCGGCCACCTCGGGCGGTGCCGGTATCGCCGTACGGGCAGCCGCGGCCGGCCACTACCGGCCCGGCTGGGGCGTCTTCGTCCTGACCGACGCGGCCTCGGGAACGGCGCTCGGCAGCATCGGCTTCCACGGCCCGCCGGATGCCGAGGGCTTCGTGGAGATCGGCTACGACCTCTCCCCGTCCGCGCGCGGCGCCGGCTGGGCCACCGACGCCACGCGGCTGCTCGCCGGCTGGGCGGCCGCCCGCCCCGGGGTACGGACGGTGTGCGCCCTGACGGAGCCGGAGAACGTCCCGTCCCAACGGGTGCTGGAGCGGGCGGGTTTCCGGTTCTCCGGGGAGCGCGACGGTCTGCGCGCCTACGAGATCGACGGGTCCGCGGCCGGGACCGGAGCCGGGGCCGGGGCAGCGTCCGGGACCGGAGCCGAAGCCGGAGCCGAAGCCGGAGCCGGAGCCGGAGCCGGAGCCGGAGCCGGAGCCGGAGCCAACGCCGGAAGCCGCCCTCGGAGTTGA
- a CDS encoding DUF885 domain-containing protein, with translation MSHTTTSGGGPLPRQVADAFVDALVDLDPITGTFLGIAESSGKLPDFSPTGQEAVAQLARTTLEKLAEAESRPGADSAAEQICARLLRERLTAELAVHEAGEGLRTVSNLSSPLHHVREVLTITPAETDEDWTAIARRLRAVPAALEGYRAALDAGLKRDLPAGPTQVRTVIGQLDEWIGTDRGWFAEFTDAGPDTLRAELTEAAEVATGALVELRDWFRDSYAPAVEGAPDVVGRERYARLARYFNGADLDPDEAYAYGWSEFHRLLAEMETEAEKVLPGAKTPWEALAWCDEHGEAVEGVEETRAWLQSLMDEAIDALDGTHFELAERVRRVESRIAPPGGAAAPYYTQPSLDFSRPGRTWLPTMGETRFPAYDLVSTWYHEGVPGHHLQLAQWAHVADQLSRYQTTVGIVSANAEGWALYAERLMDELGFLTTAERRLGYLDAQMMRAVRVIIDIGMHLELEIPADSPFHPGERWTPELAHAFFAQHSSRPADFVESEIIRYQGMAGQAIGYKLGERVWLQGREAARARHGADFDLKAWHMAALSQGSLGLDDLLAELSAL, from the coding sequence ATGTCCCACACCACTACTTCCGGGGGCGGTCCGCTGCCCCGCCAGGTCGCCGATGCCTTTGTCGACGCCCTCGTCGACCTGGACCCCATCACCGGCACCTTCCTCGGCATCGCCGAGAGCTCCGGCAAGCTCCCCGACTTCTCACCGACGGGCCAGGAAGCGGTGGCCCAGCTCGCCCGTACGACGCTGGAGAAGCTGGCCGAGGCCGAGTCCCGGCCGGGCGCGGACAGCGCCGCCGAGCAGATCTGTGCGCGGCTGCTGCGCGAGCGGCTGACCGCCGAGCTGGCGGTCCACGAAGCGGGCGAGGGCCTGCGCACGGTCAGCAACCTCAGCTCGCCGCTGCACCACGTCCGTGAGGTCCTCACGATCACCCCGGCCGAGACCGACGAGGACTGGACGGCGATCGCCCGGCGGCTGCGGGCCGTACCCGCCGCGCTGGAGGGCTACCGCGCCGCTCTCGACGCCGGTCTGAAGCGCGACCTGCCCGCCGGACCGACCCAGGTCCGCACTGTCATCGGCCAGTTGGACGAATGGATCGGCACCGACCGCGGCTGGTTCGCCGAGTTCACCGACGCCGGCCCGGACACCCTGCGCGCCGAACTGACCGAGGCCGCCGAGGTGGCGACCGGCGCCCTGGTGGAGCTGCGCGACTGGTTCCGTGACAGCTACGCCCCGGCCGTCGAGGGTGCACCCGACGTGGTGGGCCGGGAGCGCTACGCCCGCCTCGCCCGCTACTTCAACGGCGCCGACCTCGACCCGGACGAGGCGTATGCGTACGGCTGGTCCGAGTTCCACCGGCTGCTGGCCGAGATGGAGACCGAGGCGGAGAAGGTCCTGCCCGGTGCGAAGACGCCGTGGGAGGCGCTGGCCTGGTGCGATGAGCACGGCGAGGCCGTCGAGGGCGTCGAGGAGACCCGGGCGTGGCTCCAGTCGCTCATGGATGAGGCGATCGACGCGCTCGACGGTACTCACTTCGAACTGGCCGAGCGGGTGCGCCGGGTGGAGTCGCGGATCGCCCCGCCCGGCGGCGCGGCCGCCCCGTATTACACCCAGCCGTCGCTGGACTTCTCCCGCCCGGGCCGGACCTGGCTGCCGACGATGGGCGAGACCCGCTTCCCGGCGTACGACCTGGTCTCCACCTGGTACCACGAGGGCGTGCCCGGCCATCACCTCCAGCTGGCGCAGTGGGCACACGTCGCCGACCAGCTCTCCCGCTACCAGACGACCGTCGGCATCGTCAGCGCCAACGCCGAGGGCTGGGCGCTGTACGCCGAACGGCTCATGGATGAGCTGGGCTTCCTGACCACCGCCGAGCGGCGCCTGGGGTATCTCGACGCGCAGATGATGCGGGCGGTCCGGGTCATCATCGACATCGGGATGCATCTGGAGCTGGAGATCCCGGCGGACTCCCCCTTCCATCCCGGTGAGCGCTGGACGCCTGAGCTGGCGCATGCGTTCTTCGCCCAGCACAGCAGCCGCCCGGCCGACTTCGTCGAGAGCGAGATCATCCGCTACCAGGGCATGGCCGGGCAGGCGATCGGCTACAAGCTCGGCGAGCGGGTGTGGCTGCAGGGCCGGGAGGCGGCCCGCGCCCGGCACGGCGCGGACTTCGACCTCAAGGCCTGGCACATGGCGGCGCTGTCGCAGGGCTCGCTGGGCCTGGACGATCTGCTCGCCGAGCTGTCGGCGCTCTGA
- a CDS encoding APC family permease, with protein MPELLDERVGFVRRIGLFQATAINMSQMCGIGPFVTIPLMVAAFGGPQAVTGFLAGAVLALADGLVWAELGASLPGAGGSYVYLRQAFQYRTGKLMPFLFVWTAMLFIPLGMSTGVIGFVQYLGYVWPDMSPVQGDLVGLVVTVGIIALLWRRVENIARLTVVLWTVMIASVALVIVAAFTHFSPQRAFTYPAHAFELTAGHFWIGFAAGLTIGIYDYLGYNTIAYMGAEIREPGRTIPRAVITSILGIMTIYLLLQIGTLGVVDWKDMLDPHSTASSSVASAVLEKAWGKGAADIVTVLILITAVASVFTGLLGGSRVPYDAARDRVFFRPYGKLHPRHRFPVLGLLTMGAVMAVGFLIGRHTDLATIIQLLTTVMVIVQSLAQIAAVTVLRRRQPGLRRPYRMWLYPLPGVVALVGWLVIYGYADRNSPGRHPIEWSLAWVGAGVVAFLAWARYEKEWPFGPKRISEEYLHGAEPAEVTAAVPHGERPCGEDVGRRDQGRGAEGGVPQGEGP; from the coding sequence ATGCCTGAACTCCTCGATGAGCGCGTGGGATTCGTCCGCCGGATCGGCCTGTTCCAGGCCACCGCCATCAACATGAGCCAGATGTGCGGCATCGGTCCCTTTGTGACCATCCCGCTCATGGTCGCCGCGTTCGGCGGGCCGCAGGCCGTGACCGGGTTCCTGGCCGGTGCGGTTCTTGCGCTCGCGGACGGACTGGTCTGGGCCGAGCTGGGCGCGTCACTGCCCGGTGCGGGAGGCAGCTATGTCTATCTGCGGCAGGCGTTCCAGTACCGGACCGGCAAGCTGATGCCGTTTCTGTTTGTCTGGACGGCCATGCTGTTCATCCCGCTCGGCATGTCCACCGGGGTGATCGGTTTTGTGCAGTACCTCGGCTATGTGTGGCCGGACATGAGCCCGGTGCAGGGCGACCTCGTCGGCCTCGTCGTCACGGTGGGCATCATCGCGCTGCTGTGGCGGCGGGTGGAGAACATCGCCAGGCTCACCGTCGTCCTGTGGACGGTGATGATCGCTTCCGTCGCCCTGGTCATCGTCGCCGCCTTCACCCACTTCAGCCCCCAGCGGGCGTTCACCTACCCCGCCCATGCCTTCGAGCTGACGGCAGGCCACTTCTGGATCGGCTTCGCGGCCGGCCTGACGATCGGCATCTACGACTACCTCGGCTACAACACCATCGCGTACATGGGCGCCGAGATCAGAGAGCCCGGCCGCACCATCCCCCGTGCCGTCATCACCTCGATCCTCGGCATCATGACGATCTATCTGCTGCTGCAGATCGGGACCCTGGGCGTCGTGGACTGGAAGGACATGCTCGACCCGCACTCCACGGCGTCCTCCTCCGTCGCCTCCGCCGTGCTGGAGAAGGCCTGGGGCAAGGGCGCTGCCGACATCGTCACCGTGCTCATCCTCATCACCGCCGTCGCCTCCGTCTTCACCGGACTCCTCGGTGGCTCCCGGGTCCCCTACGACGCCGCCCGCGACCGGGTCTTCTTCCGCCCGTACGGCAAACTGCACCCCCGTCACCGCTTCCCCGTCCTGGGCCTGCTGACCATGGGAGCCGTGATGGCCGTGGGCTTCCTCATCGGACGGCACACCGACCTGGCCACCATCATCCAGCTCCTGACCACGGTCATGGTGATCGTGCAGTCGCTGGCCCAGATAGCCGCGGTCACCGTGCTGCGGCGCCGCCAGCCGGGCCTGCGCCGCCCGTACCGGATGTGGCTCTATCCGCTGCCCGGTGTCGTGGCGCTGGTCGGCTGGCTGGTGATCTACGGCTATGCGGACCGCAACTCGCCCGGCAGGCACCCCATCGAATGGTCGCTGGCCTGGGTCGGCGCGGGTGTGGTGGCCTTCCTCGCCTGGGCCCGTTACGAGAAGGAGTGGCCGTTCGGGCCGAAGCGGATCAGCGAGGAGTATCTGCACGGCGCGGAGCCTGCCGAGGTGACGGCTGCGGTCCCTCACGGAGAGCGCCCGTGTGGGGAAGACGTCGGACGCCGCGATCAGGGTCGCGGCGCGGAAGGCGGCGTGCCTCAGGGCGAAGGCCCATGA
- a CDS encoding GNAT family N-acetyltransferase encodes MTEASSARAARRHHRRRDIVELAALFTAVTAAGALANTVTHGPSGPLLLCSAAVALLATAGFHVWWSRRHENAPPPTDTGATAASSSGPAPGADGAETVLWRMRTTVRDEPGSLAALCTALGALRVDILSLQTHPLSEGTVDEFLLRAPGALTPAELTRTVTGAGGAQNWLERADAHDLVDAPTRMLGLATRTALDSAELPLVLRQLLGRCTIRSVPARSLHGRPLAEQVPPEGVLEKHRMKFRDPSGGSLTIERPQLPFTPAEFARVRALVDLDARLGQRVPPRRDVLTLPEGNEITVRRADTSDLAAAREMHDRCSPQTLGLRYHGPVGDADRYLGHLLSPRFGRTLAVETASGRLVALGHLLWDGDETEVALLVEDAWQQRGIGAELLRRLVTMAAETGCESVYAITKASNTGMVAAMRGLGLPLDYQIEEGTLVITTRPTDLPARRETRQSVRIQDGTGRR; translated from the coding sequence ATGACTGAAGCATCCTCTGCCCGGGCCGCCCGCCGTCACCACCGGCGGCGGGATATCGTCGAGCTGGCCGCCCTGTTCACCGCCGTTACCGCGGCCGGCGCCCTCGCCAACACCGTCACACACGGCCCGTCGGGCCCGCTGCTGCTGTGCTCCGCCGCGGTCGCCCTGCTGGCCACGGCCGGCTTCCACGTCTGGTGGTCACGACGCCACGAGAACGCCCCGCCGCCGACCGATACCGGCGCCACGGCGGCGTCCTCGTCCGGACCGGCCCCCGGGGCGGACGGAGCGGAGACGGTGCTGTGGCGGATGCGGACCACGGTCCGGGACGAGCCCGGCAGCCTGGCCGCGCTGTGCACAGCGCTGGGCGCGCTGCGGGTGGACATCCTCAGCCTGCAGACCCACCCGCTGTCCGAGGGCACGGTCGACGAGTTCCTGCTGCGCGCGCCCGGCGCACTGACACCCGCGGAACTGACCCGCACGGTCACCGGCGCGGGCGGTGCGCAGAACTGGCTGGAGCGGGCCGATGCGCACGACCTCGTCGATGCGCCGACCCGGATGCTGGGCCTGGCGACCCGTACCGCCCTGGACTCCGCCGAACTCCCCCTGGTGCTGCGTCAGTTGCTGGGCCGCTGCACGATCCGCTCGGTGCCCGCGCGCTCACTGCACGGCCGGCCGCTCGCCGAGCAGGTACCCCCGGAGGGCGTGCTGGAGAAGCACCGTATGAAGTTCCGCGACCCCTCCGGGGGCTCGCTCACCATCGAAAGGCCGCAATTGCCGTTCACGCCCGCCGAGTTCGCCCGGGTACGCGCCCTGGTCGACCTGGACGCCAGACTCGGCCAGCGGGTACCGCCGCGGCGTGATGTCCTGACGCTGCCCGAGGGCAACGAGATCACGGTCCGCCGCGCCGACACCTCCGATCTGGCCGCGGCCCGCGAGATGCACGACCGCTGCTCCCCGCAGACCCTGGGGCTGCGCTACCACGGCCCGGTCGGTGACGCGGACCGCTATCTCGGCCATCTGCTCAGCCCGCGGTTCGGCCGCACTCTGGCGGTGGAGACCGCCTCCGGCCGGCTGGTGGCGCTGGGACATCTGCTGTGGGACGGCGACGAGACCGAGGTCGCCCTGCTGGTCGAGGACGCCTGGCAACAGCGCGGCATCGGCGCCGAGCTGCTGCGTCGGCTGGTGACGATGGCGGCCGAAACCGGCTGCGAGAGCGTCTATGCGATCACCAAGGCCTCGAACACCGGCATGGTGGCGGCGATGCGCGGACTCGGGCTGCCGCTCGACTACCAGATCGAGGAAGGCACGCTGGTGATCACCACCCGCCCCACGGATCTGCCCGCCCGGCGGGAGACCCGGCAGAGCGTACGGATCCAGGACGGGACGGGGCGCCGCTGA
- a CDS encoding exonuclease SbcCD subunit D → MRLLHTSDWHLGRSFHRVNLLSAQRAFLDHLVATVRDRGIDAVLVAGDVYDRAVPPLAAVELFDDALHRLAALGVPTVMISGNHDSARRLGVGAGLMEQAGIHLRTDPAGCGTPVLLSDAHGPVALYGLPYLEPAMVRDTLGARRADHAEVLGAAMERVRADLAGRPAGTRSVVLAHAFVAGGAVSDSERDITVGGVASVPVPVFDGVDYVALGHLHGCQTLTERVRYSGSPLAYSFSEAGHRKSSWIVDLDADGAVRAERVDCPVPRPLARIRGPLEQLLEDPEQARHEESWVEATLTDTVRPHEPMARLARRFPHIVSLVFDPDDGPDRSVASYAQRLRGRSDQEIAEDFVAHVRSGRAVDEQERTELRSAIDEVRVDDMVAEVAR, encoded by the coding sequence GTGAGGCTTCTGCACACCTCCGACTGGCATCTGGGGCGGTCTTTTCACCGCGTGAATCTGCTCTCCGCCCAGCGCGCGTTCCTCGACCATCTCGTCGCCACGGTGCGCGACCGGGGAATCGATGCGGTGCTGGTCGCCGGCGACGTCTACGACCGGGCTGTGCCGCCGCTCGCCGCGGTCGAGCTTTTCGACGATGCCCTGCACCGGCTCGCCGCCCTCGGTGTCCCGACCGTGATGATCTCCGGCAACCATGACTCCGCCCGCCGGCTGGGCGTCGGTGCCGGGCTGATGGAGCAGGCCGGGATCCACCTCCGTACCGACCCGGCAGGCTGCGGCACCCCCGTGCTGCTCTCCGACGCCCATGGACCGGTGGCGCTCTACGGTCTGCCGTATCTCGAACCCGCGATGGTGCGCGACACCCTCGGCGCGCGGCGGGCGGACCATGCGGAGGTGCTGGGCGCGGCGATGGAGCGGGTGCGGGCCGACCTCGCCGGCCGGCCCGCGGGAACCCGGTCCGTGGTGCTGGCGCATGCGTTCGTCGCCGGTGGTGCGGTCAGCGACAGCGAGCGCGACATCACCGTCGGCGGGGTCGCCTCCGTTCCGGTGCCGGTGTTCGACGGGGTCGACTACGTCGCCCTCGGGCATCTGCACGGCTGCCAGACCCTCACCGAGCGGGTCCGCTACTCCGGATCGCCGCTCGCCTACTCCTTCTCCGAGGCCGGTCACCGCAAGTCGTCATGGATCGTCGACCTCGACGCGGACGGCGCCGTGCGGGCGGAGCGGGTGGACTGCCCGGTGCCGCGGCCGCTGGCACGGATCCGCGGGCCGCTGGAGCAGCTGCTGGAGGACCCGGAACAGGCCCGCCACGAGGAGTCCTGGGTCGAGGCGACGCTCACCGACACCGTCCGGCCGCACGAACCCATGGCCCGGCTCGCCCGGCGCTTCCCGCACATCGTCAGCCTGGTCTTCGACCCCGACGACGGGCCCGACCGCTCGGTGGCCTCGTATGCGCAGCGGCTGCGCGGGCGCAGCGACCAGGAGATCGCCGAGGACTTCGTGGCGCACGTACGGTCCGGACGGGCGGTCGATGAGCAGGAGCGGACCGAACTGCGTTCGGCGATCGACGAGGTGCGTGTCGACGACATGGTGGCCGAGGTGGCGCGTTGA